The following is a genomic window from Octopus sinensis linkage group LG20, ASM634580v1, whole genome shotgun sequence.
AGAATCACTATTGGATTGTGGGTAGTCTGCTAGGTTAAACCATGTCATCCTCATCACCTCCTCAACCACTGCCATCCTCACCTTCATCACCGTCCAATCTTCAGACCACTAATCAATTATCAGCTGTTGCCAATGATCATTGCTTCCAATTGGTGACTGAATTCCCCTCAAATATACCGCTTATGCAGGgtaacagacacacaacctcacagacttTTCCCGACAATGCATCCAACAGTactagcaccaacaacaacaacattagcctCACCTCAAACATCTTCCCAATTCCTTTGACCACATCAGCTGGACTGGCTTACGCAttgactgaaaacaataaaattggGATACAACGCCTCCTTAAGCCCAAAAACCCTTCGGATAAAGatgcaaaaaacaacaacacgagtaacagcaataacaacaacaataataataataataataataatgtcatttcAGGTAGCATTAACAATGTGAATACTCAGAAACAGGATCCCCATTCACAGGGTCACAGACTTTTGGTAGATTCTAACacagtggcagcagtggtagcagctgCTGCCAACATAAACCAAGTCCAAAATCTAAATGGATCTCAGTTTCAGAAATTCAGTTTCAGCCCCGGTCGGCTTCTGAAGGATCagtctcaacaacaacaacaacaacaacaacaacaacaacagatccAAGGGGAGATAACTATGCCACACCAGGAAGACAAATCaccctcatcgtcgtcatcaacgtcatcgtcatcTACATTGCCCATCACATTTGCTCCCGATCAATCTCAGCAGCAGGCTAGCACGGCTTCAGTGGCTGCGTCCTCCTCAGCTAACGTCGTCAcatcagcggcagcagcagcagttgccgTTCAACCTGTGAGCTCTCAAAACAGTAATTCTATTCAATCTATTCAATACCAgtccgctactgctgctgctgctgctgctgctaatacaaACCAAGGTGCAACAAATGACACAATGCTAAGCGCTACCATAAACTATAATGACAATGAAATGCTGTCAGATGGCACTTTTGATGTGTCTGTGAGAAACAATCTGACTCTTGATGAAGGAATACTTGGTAATAtcacaattatattttatatttttttcttttttcttttgttgttcttgttgttaatattgttgttttatctgttattgtttagccccaggtcgatCCTGACTGAACCAGCACAACGGAAACCATCTTATCCAAGACAATCACGCTCTTCTCTCAAGCATTATGTTTCTAAGATTACATTAACTAAAATGCTCCTTCTTACTCTGATGGGGGCAGGCTAGTGATTTGCAGGAGGGTCAGCTACTGTTTCTAACACATTCAAATACTATGCAGTGAGGCCCTTCATTGATTGTGACAGTGTTCTTGTTAAagttaacattttgtttttctttcatgaaTGTTCAGCTTTATAGTTTACAGTTGGTTGATACTATTTAGCTAAAGACAGGGCTAATGAAGTATTGAAgaccaaaatatatattattctatatacattcacacaaatttgaaatgtaaacaaccgatgctggtgtgtttacattcctcattcgagttacctctatttccagatcttcgtgttttgaaagtttctctgtttgttttagagaaacattgtcatctgttggtattgatacatcgattagaaagcaattATTTCTTGGTGatatctgacaactatatctagcctattgaccttaatttctctatctttgtgtattggtatatccctatcattatcatcatcatcatcatcgtcgtcatcattatcatcctcatcatcattactaatattattgttcatgttagtatcattattattattattattattattattattgatgttgttattatgttattagtattatcaatgttgttattcttgttattatgcTAAAGGAAATGGGTTGAACCCATAGTGTTATGACATTTAAGAAAAGATTAAATAGATTATTAAAGAACACCATGTTCGGATTGGCATTATGTTATATTCCATGTTtgctttctctgtgtttattttaGGCTATTTCTCATGAAATCTTTCCAACTTTACTCTGTTGGtcattatcatacatatatattttttattagtcAAATGTTAAAAGGTCAGAGTTCAGTGACCACCGCTCCTCTCATCGACAGGATTTCTCGGACTGGAGTTGAATAAATGGTTGGGTCTAATAACACAAGTGTTTGGTTTGCATTGCTGTCAAGGAGACAGGAATAGTATATTATTCTGCTATTAATCACACAATCAAATGTTGCTATAGATTGCTGGTTGCAATGCAttcttgcattgttttagcttttggaTGATGCCATCTCGCTGGCAAGGTGAGCAAGCCAACATTGCACCTGATCAGAAGATTAGTTCATCACCGGGTggttcatttacagctgagtggactggagcaccaAGAAATTAAGTATTTTACCTCAGAATGCAATGagctgcccagtctgggaatcaaacctgtGATTGGTAAatcttgagtgcaacaccctaatcgCTAATAATAGAAAGCATTAATAGAGAAATAATAGCTCGTAATTCATAATTTGATATcagcacaggaatggctgtgtggtaagtagcttgcttaccaaccacatggttccgtgttcagtccctctgcatggcaccttgggcaaatatcttctactgtagcttcaggctcaccaaagtcttgtaagtgatatttggtagatggaaactgcaagaagcccattattgtgtgtgcgtgtgtctaccatcgcttgacaaccgatgttggtgtgtttacatccccataacttagcagtttggaaaaagagaccaatagaataagtactagacttacaaagaataagtcctggggtcaaatctTGGAGAGACTGCCTCTGTTAGCCTTGCCTTTAATTCAGGATGTTGGATAACCATCTTGAAGTAATTAGGATTGTTCATATCCTACCACCAGTATTATGCTGTCATCTGAGAAAGACACTTTTCAATGCCCTTGTCCACCTGGCTGTTAGGAGGTTCCACACGGTGGAATAGTTCACCATTTTAGTTACATAGTTCCCTGAGTACCTTTGTACTGGTAGAGATTTAATTTTTGAATAAGCAaataatcagtaaaaaaaaaccctataACTTCctcaacaagaaaagaaaaagaaaagcaagtggCGTTAAGCAACAGAAAATTGGTGGATGGGGGTAACAGATGGCATGTTTAGCCACACCTTCATTGCAAAGGTGTGGCTGTGGAGAATGACTAGTGACATTCGCTGCAGCAACCACCCCACCTTGCAGTGGTCGTTTCTCAGACATGCTGCAGTTACCTGGATTTTGCGGAAATAATGGGGCTTTACATAAAATCCCAACATGTATCACAAGTTAAACTTTAGGCCTGTTTGTCCATGGAAACAGATAGCGcttttgtggcaccttgggcaggtgtcttctgctatagcttcgggcctaccaaagctttgtgggtggatttggtagacagaaactgaaagaagcccatcgtatgtatgtatgtatgctgattTAACTTGGGTAGATATTGAGCCAACCTGGGAACTTCTATGAAGTCATAGcctattagaaataacaaccaaatctcctttaaatcaatCACTGTCATCTTAATTTAGGAAAGGACATGTTGGATAACACTGTCTTATACTCGCAAAAGGTGAGATGGTTCtatctggaatgcttttgatcataggtctgttcaaccAGGGTTGACTCAGGGCTAAACAGCTTCAACACTGGATGCCAGTGCTATAAGACAATGATGTCTTCAgcttatatagattttttttttattgttaataattctttttctctttctatgaaTTAGTCACAGGAGGATGGCCAGAATCCATGACCTTTCCAAAGTCTATGTGACAGGTGTCAGAGGTGGCAATGGGGATTGGGAGGGAAGATGACTTAGAGATTGGTGCAGTAGGAAGTAGAACATCAAGATTTCCAGTTATCTTAGAATGCTTGCAAAGAGGGGCTGGGATGGTAGGCTTCACTAAAGACATCCAaggggtggtggcagcagcaatagtgtggtgatggtggtggtggtggtggtggtggtggtggtggtggtggcagaaacgttagcacgccgggcgaaatgcttagcggtatttcgtctgcgttacgttgtgagttcaaattccgccgaggtcgactttgcctttcatccttttggggtcgataaattaagtaccagttacgcactggggttgatgtaatcgacttaatacctatgtctgtccttgtttgtctgctctgtgtttagccccttgtgggtagtaaagaaataggtggtggtggtgacaacagagaggtggtagtggcaatggtggtggtgattaatgGCAATAAATCAGACAGTGAATTTAAGGTGTAACACACAAGTTAGTCCCACAGCAACATAATTATTGCATTAAATACTAAAGTGATTTAtgaggaatttttcttttgctagcTCAAGCAGAGAATATTTTTATG
Proteins encoded in this region:
- the LOC115222524 gene encoding probable serine/threonine-protein kinase DDB_G0282963 encodes the protein MSSSSPPQPLPSSPSSPSNLQTTNQLSAVANDHCFQLVTEFPSNIPLMQGNRHTTSQTFPDNASNSTSTNNNNISLTSNIFPIPLTTSAGLAYALTENNKIGIQRLLKPKNPSDKDAKNNNTSNSNNNNNNNNNNNNVISGSINNVNTQKQDPHSQGHRLLVDSNTVAAVVAAAANINQVQNLNGSQFQKFSFSPGRLLKDQSQQQQQQQQQQQQIQGEITMPHQEDKSPSSSSSTSSSSTLPITFAPDQSQQQASTASVAASSSANVVTSAAAAAVAVQPVSSQNSNSIQSIQYQSATAAAAAAANTNQGATNDTMLSATINYNDNEMLSDGTFDVSVRNNLTLDEGILGNIGPAGNIRLAENPNSSTNFDLFDGEGNVNDSYNIEALSPHVSLQETHGNFGTNISETNESVTAESDTVGSSGGNRVPAESASLRGAGATTAARGKIRMPKGQTVISRQAVQCQVCAKTLNNPSALAKHKLTHSDERKYVCHICSKAFKRQDHLNGHLVTHRAKKPYACHFEGCDKSYCDNRSLRRHLENHHNKQNHDVNNSSSSAAAANPASAPAVASGNAGSGIASASTASSSVSTQSTSNVPVSSIANQSMDFQGNNRGSDIFNDNTNSTSRIHYAPHHTTHQ